Genomic DNA from Mycobacterium stomatepiae:
GCGGAGCCCTCGGCGTAGACTAAGACATCCGCACAACCACCTGACGAGCCGAGAAGGCAGGCACCGGAAACCACGTGACGCCACGCGAGACCAACGCTGCTGACGCAGCAGGGGCCCTGCAGGCCGACGCTCAGGTTCGCAGCAGTATCGACATTCCCCCTGATCTCGTCGTCGGTTTGCTGGGCTCGTCAGACGAGAATCTGCGCGCCCTCGAGCGCATACTCAGCGCCGACCTGCATGTTCGCGGCAACGCCGTCACGATCTCGGGCGAACCGGCCGACGTCGCGCTCGCGGAGCGCGCGATCTCCGAGCTGATCGCGATCGCGGCCAGCGGCCAGTCGCTGACCCCAGAGGCAGTGCGCCACAGTGTCGCGATGCTCGTCGGCAGCGGCGACGAGTCACCCGCGGAGGTGCTCACCCTCGACATCCTGGCGCGCCGGGGTAAGACGATCCGGCCCAAGACGCTCAACCAGAAGCGCTACGTGGACGCCATCGACGCCCACACCATCGTGTTCGGCATCGGGCCGGCCGGTACCGGCAAGACGTATCTGGCCATGGCCAAGGCGGTCAACGCGCTGCAGTCCAAACAAGTCACCCGCATCATCCTGACCCGGCCGGCCGTGGAAGCCGGTGAGCGCCTTGGCTTCTTGCCCGGCACGCTGAGCGAGAAGATCGACCCCTATCTGCGGCCGCTGTACGACGCGCTCTACGACATGATGGATCCCGAGCTCATCCCCAAGCTGATGTCGGCCGGTGTGATCGAGGTGGCACCGCTGGCCTACATGCGGGGACGCAGCCTCAACTCCGCGCTCATCGTGCTCGACGAGGCGCAGAACACCACCCCCGAGCAGATGAAGATGTTCCTCACCCGGCTGGGGTTCGGCTCCAAGATGGTCGTCACCGGGGACATCACCCAGATCGACCTGCCGGGCGGAGCGAAGTCGGGCCTGCGGGCGGCCGTCGACATCCTCGAAGACATCGACGACATTCAGGTCGCCGAGCTGACCAGCGCGGACGTGGTGCGCCACCGGCTGGTGTCGGAGATCGTCGACGCCTATGCTCGCCACGAGGACATGGACGCCGGCATGAATCGAGCCGCACGGCGAGCGTCCGGAACCCGAAACCGCCGATGAATGATGCGGTGAGCAGCCCATGACTATCGAAGTGTCCAACGAATCGGGCATCGACGTCTCCGAAGCCGAATTGGTGAGCGTCGCGCGATTCGTCATCGCCAGAATGGACGTCAATCCGAGCGCCGAACTGTCGATGGTGCTGTTGGACACGGCGGCGATGGCCGACCTACACATGCGCTGGATGGACCTGCCCGGTCCGACCGACGTGATGAGCTTCCCGATGGACGAGCTCGAGCCCGGCGGCCGTCCGGATGCGCCGGAGCCGGGACCGTCGATGCTGGGTGACATCGTGCTGTGCCCGGAATTCGCGGCCGACCAGGCCGCCGCGGCTGGCCACAGTCTCGGACACGAGTTGGCGCTGTTGACAATTCACGGCGTGCTACACCTGCTCGGCTACGACCACGCCGAGCATGACGAGGAGAAGGAGATGTTCGCCCTGCAGGGGCGGCTTCTCGAAGAGTGGGTAGCCGACCAGGTCGAGGCGTACCACTACGACCGGCAGGACGAGAAAGATCGCCGGTTGCTGGACAAGTCAAGGTATTTCGACAATTGAACCTTTTGAAGAGAGCACTTTGGATCACGGTGTCCGCTGCGATGGCGTTGGCGCCGTCGGTGGTGCTGGCCACCACAGCCGGTGTGGCACAAGCCTCTCCGTGCGCCGGCGAGGGGTCGAACCCCGTGTCGTGCCAGCACTGCCTGTTCTATGTGAACGCGTATCACACCGCGAACGTGTGTAACGCCCCCGCGCCGCGACCGGCCCCGGCGCCGACGAGCACCCCGGTGTATATCCCGGAGCCGCCGCCGCTGCCCCTGCCGCCCAGTTCCACCCGCCCGGCGCCGACGCCGGTGCAAACCCCGAAGATCAATCCGCAGGCCCCGGGGGCGCCCCGAAACGTCGGGGTGATGGCACCGCCGAAGAAGCTGGATGCGCCGCCGCAGGCGGTCGCGGCGGCCAAGGCCGCACCCGCGGCGCGGCTCAATCCCGCGGACCCGCCGAAGCCGCCCACCCCGACCGATTTCAACCAGCAGGTGCAGAACGTCATCAGCGCCCACAGCGAAAACATCGACCAGGTTAGGGCCGATAACAAGGTGCTGGTCCGCCCCCGGCACTGGGACTTCATCGACTACGACGAGTACCACCGCCCGATGCTGTACAACCCGCTCAGTCAGGCGATGACGTTCCGCTACACCTACGACGGCGCCTCCCAGGAGGCCTACCTTCCGGCCGGTGGTCGGATCG
This window encodes:
- a CDS encoding PhoH family protein, with the protein product MTPRETNAADAAGALQADAQVRSSIDIPPDLVVGLLGSSDENLRALERILSADLHVRGNAVTISGEPADVALAERAISELIAIAASGQSLTPEAVRHSVAMLVGSGDESPAEVLTLDILARRGKTIRPKTLNQKRYVDAIDAHTIVFGIGPAGTGKTYLAMAKAVNALQSKQVTRIILTRPAVEAGERLGFLPGTLSEKIDPYLRPLYDALYDMMDPELIPKLMSAGVIEVAPLAYMRGRSLNSALIVLDEAQNTTPEQMKMFLTRLGFGSKMVVTGDITQIDLPGGAKSGLRAAVDILEDIDDIQVAELTSADVVRHRLVSEIVDAYARHEDMDAGMNRAARRASGTRNRR
- the ybeY gene encoding rRNA maturation RNase YbeY is translated as MTIEVSNESGIDVSEAELVSVARFVIARMDVNPSAELSMVLLDTAAMADLHMRWMDLPGPTDVMSFPMDELEPGGRPDAPEPGPSMLGDIVLCPEFAADQAAAAGHSLGHELALLTIHGVLHLLGYDHAEHDEEKEMFALQGRLLEEWVADQVEAYHYDRQDEKDRRLLDKSRYFDN